From Acinetobacter lwoffii, a single genomic window includes:
- a CDS encoding phage holin family protein, with product MQEHEKTFWMLVVIGAVIGLSKLLVSEERLTVRLVLGRTILGSASSVLAGGILLQIPDIHPLALIAIASALGILGSTFIENWLKNKAATWSAK from the coding sequence ATGCAGGAGCATGAAAAAACATTTTGGATGCTTGTCGTGATCGGGGCTGTCATCGGCCTGTCTAAACTTCTTGTATCTGAGGAAAGACTAACTGTTCGACTTGTTTTGGGTCGGACTATTTTGGGATCGGCTTCATCCGTTTTGGCTGGTGGGATCTTATTACAAATTCCAGATATTCATCCACTAGCTTTGATTGCAATTGCATCAGCTCTGGGAATTCTTGGAAGTACATTTATTGAAAACTGGCTTAAAAATAAAGCCGCAACTTGGAGCGCCAAATGA
- a CDS encoding N-acetylmuramoyl-L-alanine amidase, which yields MKLIEQSAWKYLSVKLPILGAFLLLVVIPALQWAMDFKVIPVEYHAFITGSVMVFLSWLGKKIYQPKLHQPLGLVAVTAGHSNTDPGAVNGKVKEADLVVNFRNAVTHYLREAGLQVKTDGTGTKNDPLSAAVKLIQGSSVAVEFHMNAAASKQANGIETIALPKDKKLAQDLSKAVADALGSRLRGDNGWIDQSKSARGRLAYVNAGGLIVELGFISNEDELARFNARYWLAAKAVAKVLIEYEQQN from the coding sequence ATGAAATTAATTGAGCAAAGTGCCTGGAAGTATCTTTCTGTAAAGCTCCCAATTTTGGGGGCTTTTTTATTGCTTGTCGTTATTCCGGCATTGCAATGGGCGATGGACTTTAAAGTGATCCCTGTTGAGTACCATGCATTTATCACAGGGTCGGTCATGGTGTTTTTATCCTGGCTTGGTAAGAAAATTTATCAACCAAAACTGCATCAACCTTTAGGCCTTGTTGCGGTTACAGCTGGCCATAGCAATACAGATCCAGGTGCCGTAAATGGCAAAGTGAAAGAAGCAGATCTGGTGGTTAATTTCCGCAATGCAGTGACTCATTATTTGCGTGAGGCTGGATTACAGGTCAAGACCGATGGTACTGGTACCAAGAATGATCCATTGTCTGCTGCGGTAAAATTAATCCAAGGCTCAAGTGTTGCGGTTGAATTCCACATGAATGCTGCAGCATCAAAACAGGCGAATGGTATTGAGACGATTGCTTTACCGAAAGATAAGAAACTAGCGCAGGATTTGTCGAAAGCCGTAGCAGATGCGCTGGGCAGCAGATTACGTGGTGACAATGGCTGGATTGATCAGTCTAAATCTGCGCGCGGTCGTCTGGCATACGTGAATGCTGGCGGTTTGATTGTAGAGCTTGGCTTTATTTCCAATGAAGATGAACTTGCCCGGTTTAATGCGCGTTACTGGTTGGCTGCTAAGGCGGTGGCCAAAGTATTGATCGAGTACGAGCAACAGAATTAA
- a CDS encoding Y-family DNA polymerase, with product MSYNNEIYALIDVNNCYVSCERLFNPKLKDVPVIVLSNNDGCAVARSQEAKDLGIKMGVPLFQVRDIVEKHNVQVLSSNYALYAEMSQRFHSILADYVAPGEQEIYSIDECFLKLTAYSENYDLVEYAQDMRQRILRWIGLPVCVGIGRSKTEAKLANHMAKKAKRFNGVCDLVSMDPKHRDYFSSLIDVSEVWGVGRQHSKKLKGLGINTVLDLATSNPHQMGKLFSVVVQRTVMELQGISCIELEQAAPTKKQIISSRSFGARVTDIESLSEAMSDYLQNAVKRLREDESLCGCVIAFAQSNPFDKNRPFYNKSINIGFAEPTDCAAVMNRAVMKRMNELFQEGIEFKKCGVILTAIEPKSTYIYALLSDSTQIEKNEKLQSALEQVKVRFGDKKIAIGPCKMHGRAWAMARQNLTQNYFSWEGILRIN from the coding sequence ATGAGCTATAACAATGAAATATACGCGCTCATTGATGTAAATAATTGCTATGTAAGCTGTGAGCGCCTATTTAATCCTAAACTTAAAGATGTGCCGGTCATTGTTCTTTCAAATAACGACGGCTGTGCAGTTGCACGTTCCCAAGAAGCAAAAGATCTTGGTATTAAGATGGGTGTTCCCCTATTCCAGGTTAGGGATATTGTCGAAAAACATAATGTACAGGTACTTTCGAGTAACTATGCTTTGTATGCTGAAATGTCTCAACGTTTCCATTCGATTCTGGCTGATTACGTGGCGCCAGGTGAACAGGAAATTTATTCGATTGATGAGTGCTTTTTAAAGCTTACTGCCTATTCTGAAAATTATGACCTGGTTGAATATGCACAAGATATGCGACAGCGGATCTTGCGGTGGATTGGATTACCGGTCTGTGTTGGTATTGGTCGATCAAAAACCGAAGCAAAGCTTGCCAATCATATGGCTAAAAAGGCTAAACGCTTTAATGGGGTTTGTGATCTGGTTTCTATGGATCCGAAGCACCGAGATTATTTTTCGAGTTTGATTGATGTTTCCGAAGTCTGGGGAGTTGGTCGTCAGCATAGTAAAAAACTAAAAGGCTTAGGTATTAATACTGTTCTTGATTTAGCCACTTCTAATCCACATCAAATGGGAAAACTGTTTTCAGTGGTCGTGCAGAGGACTGTCATGGAACTGCAAGGGATTTCATGTATCGAACTTGAGCAGGCTGCGCCAACCAAGAAGCAAATCATTTCATCACGCTCATTTGGCGCACGGGTAACCGATATTGAATCATTATCTGAGGCAATGAGTGATTACCTGCAGAACGCTGTTAAGCGGTTAAGAGAAGATGAATCTCTTTGTGGTTGTGTGATTGCTTTTGCCCAATCCAATCCTTTTGATAAGAACAGGCCTTTCTATAACAAGTCGATCAATATCGGATTTGCTGAGCCGACTGACTGTGCTGCTGTTATGAACCGGGCTGTAATGAAGCGAATGAATGAGCTGTTTCAAGAAGGAATCGAGTTTAAGAAATGTGGTGTGATATTGACCGCAATCGAGCCAAAATCGACATACATATATGCCCTTCTATCTGATAGTACTCAAATAGAGAAAAATGAGAAACTTCAATCTGCCCTTGAGCAGGTTAAGGTGAGATTTGGAGATAAGAAAATAGCAATTGGCCCATGCAAAATGCATGGTCGCGCATGGGCAATGGCCAGACAAAACCTGACTCAGAACTATTTTAGTTGGGAAGGGATTCTGAGGATTAATTAA
- a CDS encoding LexA family protein → MNSTHGGFRAGAGRKKSEETKVIRVPESKILDIKEYLESLKKENEISDIRQFDPVTKIEIPLATERVQAGFPSPAQDYIDKKIDLNEYLINNANATFIVRADSLSMLNAGIDINDALVVDRSIQARHRDIVIASIDNELTVKRLIIDAKGCWLKAENEGYPDIHPQEGQQFEIWGVVTNVIKKFR, encoded by the coding sequence ATGAACAGTACTCATGGGGGTTTTCGAGCCGGAGCAGGTCGAAAAAAGTCTGAAGAGACTAAAGTTATTCGAGTGCCTGAATCTAAAATTCTTGATATTAAAGAATACCTAGAATCTCTTAAAAAAGAAAATGAAATTAGTGATATCCGTCAGTTTGATCCTGTCACAAAAATAGAAATACCCTTGGCAACCGAACGCGTTCAAGCTGGATTCCCCTCGCCCGCTCAAGATTATATTGATAAAAAAATCGATCTGAATGAGTACCTCATTAATAATGCGAATGCTACTTTTATTGTTCGTGCGGATTCTCTTTCTATGCTAAATGCAGGAATCGATATTAATGACGCCTTGGTTGTAGATCGCAGTATTCAGGCTAGGCATAGAGATATTGTGATTGCCAGTATCGATAATGAATTGACAGTGAAACGGCTAATTATTGATGCGAAAGGTTGCTGGTTGAAAGCTGAGAATGAGGGTTATCCAGATATTCATCCCCAAGAAGGTCAGCAATTTGAAATCTGGGGTGTAGTCACAAATGTAATCAAGAAATTCAGATGA
- a CDS encoding tyrosine-type recombinase/integrase, whose translation MLNDTKLKKLKPMEKAYRIADQGGLCIEVRSTGTKLWRVRYRYAGKASMISLGEYPIVSLAEARQKQDEIKSLLANNIDPAVHRQQEKAAMLCDENSFEAIAKEYAADRLKDKSQTYVDAFHRAMEKDIYKVIGHKNIKDVTSADVLKIMQNTVKRVKDQDNRGTGEVTAIENRKKIGSVMRYAIATLRAENDPTYAVREVIARPDVEHARPLSLAERKVFRARIDSYGGAESTVNSILFLFYTMLRTIEVRRLQWSFIDFEERTITFEKQTREQLKKGMRLTKKNRTHIVPMSEQVYQLLLKQKKLTGRKKYVFEGVYKGGMMPATTINRALQYIMQNVTAHDFRATASTLLNELGYDEKWIETQLAHADENKTRASYNHAKYLADRRKMMQDWADIVDGWKD comes from the coding sequence ATGCTTAACGATACCAAGTTAAAAAAACTAAAACCAATGGAAAAAGCATACCGTATTGCTGACCAAGGCGGACTATGTATTGAGGTTCGCTCTACCGGTACAAAGCTTTGGCGTGTACGCTATCGTTATGCAGGCAAGGCCTCAATGATCAGTCTAGGTGAATACCCTATCGTAAGCTTAGCAGAGGCACGTCAAAAGCAAGACGAAATCAAATCACTGCTTGCAAACAATATTGATCCAGCTGTGCATCGTCAACAAGAAAAGGCTGCCATGCTTTGTGATGAAAACAGTTTCGAGGCAATTGCCAAGGAATATGCTGCGGATCGTCTAAAGGATAAATCCCAAACCTATGTAGATGCTTTTCATCGTGCAATGGAAAAGGATATTTATAAAGTTATTGGGCATAAAAATATTAAAGATGTGACCTCTGCTGATGTTTTGAAAATTATGCAGAATACAGTGAAGCGTGTTAAGGATCAGGATAACCGTGGTACTGGCGAAGTCACAGCAATTGAAAACAGGAAGAAGATTGGCTCTGTGATGAGATATGCCATTGCGACATTAAGAGCTGAGAATGATCCGACATATGCGGTACGTGAAGTGATAGCACGACCTGATGTTGAGCATGCAAGACCATTAAGTTTGGCTGAACGAAAGGTGTTTAGAGCGCGGATCGATAGTTATGGTGGTGCTGAGTCAACGGTCAATTCTATTTTATTTTTGTTCTATACCATGCTTCGCACAATTGAGGTGCGTCGACTGCAGTGGTCATTTATTGACTTCGAAGAAAGAACTATTACTTTTGAAAAACAAACCCGGGAGCAGCTTAAAAAAGGCATGCGACTAACTAAGAAGAATAGGACGCATATAGTGCCAATGTCTGAACAGGTTTATCAACTTTTACTTAAGCAGAAGAAGCTCACTGGCCGCAAGAAGTATGTTTTTGAAGGTGTCTATAAGGGCGGGATGATGCCAGCCACTACAATCAATCGTGCACTGCAATACATCATGCAGAACGTCACGGCACATGATTTCCGCGCTACGGCATCCACCCTATTGAATGAGCTTGGTTATGATGAAAAGTGGATCGAGACTCAACTGGCTCACGCTGATGAGAATAAAACACGTGCATCGTATAACCATGCCAAGTATTTAGCAGATCGTAGAAAAATGATGCAGGACTGGGCTGATATTGTGGATGGATGGAAGGATTAA